A genomic stretch from Empedobacter stercoris includes:
- a CDS encoding exodeoxyribonuclease III has product MKIISYNVNGIRAAITKGLVDWLEAAQPDVFCIQETKAMQEQVDTKPFEDLGYHIYWHAAEKKGYSGVAIFSKIKPNHVQIGTGIDYIDREGRVLRLDFDNVSVISLYLPSGTNIDRLDFKLQFCDDFKDYIKELKISHPNLVICGDYNICHEAIDIHDPVRNAKVSGFLPIEREWMSAFIDECNMIDSFRYFVKEPHHYSWWSYRANSRNNNKGWRIDYNMVSTTLEEKMTRATILPDAKHSDHCPVLLELDV; this is encoded by the coding sequence ATGAAAATCATCAGTTACAATGTAAATGGAATTCGCGCTGCGATAACCAAAGGTTTGGTTGATTGGTTAGAAGCCGCACAACCAGATGTTTTTTGTATTCAAGAAACAAAAGCGATGCAAGAACAAGTAGACACAAAACCCTTCGAGGATTTGGGCTACCATATTTATTGGCATGCTGCAGAGAAAAAAGGATATAGCGGTGTCGCAATTTTTTCTAAAATAAAACCTAATCACGTACAAATCGGAACTGGAATAGATTATATTGACAGAGAAGGACGTGTTTTGAGGCTTGACTTTGACAATGTTTCCGTCATTAGTTTATATTTACCAAGTGGAACTAATATTGATCGATTAGATTTTAAATTACAGTTTTGTGATGATTTTAAGGATTACATCAAAGAGCTTAAAATATCACATCCTAATTTAGTAATTTGTGGTGATTACAACATCTGTCACGAAGCAATTGATATTCATGATCCTGTTCGTAACGCAAAAGTTTCGGGATTTTTACCCATCGAAAGAGAATGGATGTCAGCTTTTATTGATGAGTGTAACATGATTGATTCTTTCCGATATTTTGTAAAAGAACCTCATCATTATTCATGGTGGTCTTATCGAGCAAATTCTCGCAACAATAATAAAGGTTGGAGAATAGATTACAATATGGTAAGTACTACTTTAGAAGAAAAAATGACGCGTGCTACAATTCTACCAGATGCAAAGCACTCGGATCATTGTCCTGTTTTATTAGAGTTAGACGTTTAA
- a CDS encoding head GIN domain-containing protein, producing the protein MKYIVLPILIVSSFGLASCSVDLNSKSPASNYLDRAEASDNTIKEVRKISSFEGIDVSSAINVTVSDGNYDGEISVEAPDNILDRIVTEVEKGILVIKIKGTVNLKNATIKVNFPHKKLRSFNLSGATNVTVIPTQKVEKLAVDLSGASNLKLDVVSNSISVDNSGASSMKITGNVQDLNISVSGASSFIGKELKAANVTVECSGASSTTVWAVNSLTADSSGASSVRYVDENGLKTKVSTSGMSSIKKM; encoded by the coding sequence ATGAAATACATTGTTCTTCCCATTTTAATAGTCAGTTCGTTTGGATTAGCGAGTTGTTCGGTAGATTTAAATTCTAAATCTCCTGCTTCTAATTATTTAGATCGCGCAGAAGCAAGTGATAATACGATCAAAGAGGTACGGAAAATTTCTTCTTTTGAAGGAATTGATGTCAGTAGTGCAATAAATGTAACGGTTTCTGATGGTAATTATGATGGCGAAATTTCTGTTGAAGCCCCAGATAATATATTGGATAGAATTGTAACCGAAGTAGAAAAAGGTATTTTAGTGATTAAAATTAAAGGTACTGTTAATCTGAAAAATGCTACGATTAAAGTTAACTTTCCACATAAAAAATTACGTTCATTCAATCTTTCTGGTGCAACGAATGTAACCGTTATTCCAACCCAAAAAGTAGAAAAATTAGCAGTAGATTTATCGGGAGCAAGTAATTTGAAATTAGATGTAGTTTCTAATTCTATTTCTGTTGATAATTCTGGCGCTTCAAGCATGAAAATTACTGGAAATGTACAGGATTTAAACATCTCTGTTTCGGGAGCATCATCGTTTATTGGAAAAGAGCTTAAAGCTGCAAATGTAACAGTAGAGTGTTCTGGTGCAAGTTCAACAACTGTTTGGGCTGTGAATAGCTTGACTGCCGATAGTTCTGGAGCAAGTTCTGTTCGCTATGTAGATGAAAATGGATTGAAAACGAAAGTAAG